From the Argentina anserina chromosome 3, drPotAnse1.1, whole genome shotgun sequence genome, the window TCTTCAACATGAAACAAAGAATATAGAGATAGAAAGAAAGATCGATGAATGCCTATCACATTCCTTTCCCTCAAAGAATGTCATTATCATAGGTATAAATCTCCCATCTCTAGCTACCATTTTTCCTACAATTACGCACCATACGGGATTCCTAATCTAAACTGCGGGTGCCATACTCCTATATTATTATGGAGGCTCTACGCGTGAAGTTTGTTAAGTGGAAGTGGTCGATTAATGAGTACATCCTGGACCAAACCAAGCCGAATGTGAACTTGTGGGAATGTCAAATAAGCAAAGAAACAAAGGCACATCCCTAGGGCTAATGTTATTTATGTATGTAGCatctatatatttcaagcCCAACTTCAACAGTTTACACTAGGTAGTAACCAACAACGAGTCAAAACACATCTGGGATCGATACCTTGGATTTGTATACATTAGTCATATATCCAGGGATCAACTAAGATTATGGCACATCTTAATGAATATTTCTACAGTGCTCGTGTTTGGATCATTTTGACAGTATCTTTCAGACAGTGTTGATGACATTTGACATATAACAAACAGATGATGACAAATAAAGATAATATAGCACTTACATGGAGATGACCGCATAGCGCAGTGGATTAGCGCATTTGACTTCGGAATAAAAGGTAGTGGGTTCGACTCCCACTGTGGTcgattcttttcatttttctttttccatttAATAAGtggacaaaaacaaaaacacaaacatgTTCCTGCCCGGGATCGAACCGGAGACCTTTTGCGTGTAAAGCAAACGTGATAACCACTACACCACAGAAACTTGTATGATTTTCACTAAGaagattttataattattagaTACAACTATGTGGAACTTCACTGATCACTAATTGTGTTGTCAAGCAGTTGTAAAAATTAGATCGGTGTACAAGAGCATACATAATTACAGATTGCAACAATGTAGTAACAAAAGCTAACTCAATGACCGCGTAACTATTCATTCATATACGTGTCTGTTACAAATAGCCAAATTCTTAAGCAGAATCTGAGGGAAGTGCAATGGGAAACTTGAAATCAATCTTAAATGGAAGAACTGCAGCTGAGTGTTGGTCAAGTTCACTAACCTCAACTTCTCAAGAACACAATGCTAGGAAGTGTGGCTTCGTCTTAATATTGATCAAGACGGCCATTTCAAGCATATATCTAAACCAAATTTCATTTATCTTAGTGTGCTTCATGTGATTATTATTCAGAATGCTGTGAGAGACTGGAGTAGAGATCATATAAATCATAGATTGACTATTGTCGTTGGTATGGTTAGTGTATTAActggaaagaaagaaataaaagtggtaataaaaaaaacaattgttcCTGCCCGGGATCGAACCGGAGACCTTTTGCGTGTAAAGCAAACGTGATAACCACTACACCACAGAAACCCACACGAACTTCGGTGGCGGCTAAAACACGTTCAATAATAATTtaaacaaaaactgaaattaGTGAAAAATATTAAGAGTAACTAAGTCCGTATACGATCAAGAGACGAGACCGGAGCTACGGTTTGAGCtcgcaaaaacaaaaagaacaagCCGAAACCAAACCATTCTCAAGGTTAGGAAAAAGATTGCAAGAAATTCATCCACCACTGAATAATCTCGGAAAACACAAGGGAGTTCAGGGAGCACCAAGCGTAGGTAGAAAGGACTCATCAGGAGCTTGTGAGGATATTGCTGACGCGCTTATATTTGGTTCCTTGACAAATAGCAACTTTCGGCAGCACATTCAATCAATCCAGCGTACTGGAAAGCGGTAGCACAAAGCCACAATCACACAGGAGGTGCAACGCTGCTTACAAACTGGTAATTATCTTCATCAATTGAGAGGATGCAGTATTTTTGTTACCGAAGCATATCAAATTGAACTGCGAAAACATTGTTGGATGAAACTGATGCTATAGAGCAACAAATAAGAAACGACAATTCAAGGTACAACATCCAAATGCATATCATTGAACAGAAAATGGAAACACAATCAGCATTCCAATTCGGGACAATCAAAGTCGTATTGGTGATACTGTCTACGCTGATAAAATTACAAAACTGGCTGagtttaaactcatgtcttgGGAATATCATATGGTAGGTCAAAGTCCGGATATCCTTAAGTGGATCCAACATTATGCCTTGATTGCAAACTTCCTCAGTGGGAAGtacatctctctcttcttctccctctCGGTCTTTAAAGATGCCTATCagaaacgttttaacaatcaAGTTAGATAAACAGAAAATGCATTAAGCAAAAAAGGGACGAGTGACAAGATAAAGCCTAAAACACCGTAAAGCAGCTTGAAAGCAAACAAAATGGGCATGGTATGCTACAGCTCATCTTGCAAACCAGGCAATGGAGTGAGATTAATAAGCAGGAAACAATGAACGGAGAACATAAAAGTTCCCTCTATTAACTTTagacaaaaatataaatagacaagaaaaaaaagatcacACCATTTTGATTTAACAACTATCAGACATGACATAAAACAAAGATTAATTTAGTCACGGAACCATCTTGACATAACAAACTCTCAACCTAATTGTTTGACTATCAAGTTGAATTCGATGTGGGATGAACCACATGGCAAATGTAAACTTTAGCCCATGATTTAGATTACTGGATCAATCATACAGAAAAACCATGAAATCAAATAACATACTCCAGTGTGGGTTTAACACATTAAAATTCAAGCAGAGTTGTAGTCATAGTTTAAATTCATCCTTCAGCAAATCCAGCTGATACAGTCTTAGGTtatacttcttcttttttccattTAGCAATCAAATTGCAAGCATACTGCACTCAACCATGACAACCCACAAATTCCTTGAACACATTGTTTCAATGTTCTCGTGTGTATTAGAAACTACTCATATGTTTAAGCAGTTTATATCAACAGAAAATGCAAGCCAAGTTGTTCCGATTTAAAATTAGTGCATACCTGATGCTTAGTGAGACGCCTCCTGATAGCCCTGGTCTTCTTTGGACGCAAATCAAGAGGAAGAAGCTTCTTGTTCTTGTAGACTTCCCTAAGAGCCGCCTTTTGCTTCTGGGAGATCACTGTCAACACCTGAGCAATCGAAAGCCTCACAACCTTGCTGCAAACACAGAAACAAAAAAGTGAACAAATAGCTCAAAATTGAATAACAAGCCAAAACGGAATTAAAGTGAGGGGAATTACATTTTGGAGAGCTTGTTGGGGGCTCCACCAGTGACCTTAGCGACTCGGAGAAGAGCGAGCTCCGCCTTCAGATCCTTGAGCTGTCCCAGAAGATCTGCCTTGGACTTGTTCCTGAGCTCGTGGACCTTGATCCTCGCTTtttaaatgaaatgaaaatgaatgaagccaaaatcagaaacgaaCCCTTTTCGATTACGGAAGAAACCAATTGAACAAAACAGTTTCAGGAAACCTACCCATGGCTGTGGTGTCTGTGTCTGTGGCTGTGTGGAAGAAGAAGGGCGATGAAGGAGGGAGTGACCCTGGCGCTCGGCTGCGGTTTTAATATTTGATTTTGGTTCTAAAACCCTAGTCATGGGGCTGATGTGGGCTCGAAGATATGGACTTGGTTAGTTTGGGCTCTGAACTAGATGgacttatttatttttgtgtgtCAAGAAATTCACACTAATTAGTAATTAAACTTTCCAATTTTATTCCAATATCAAGGGTATAGTTGGACCCGAGAGCTTTCCAGATACACCCGGAAAAGTGGAATTGCTTTTAACAGAAGAGCAATTCGTGCGGCGAAACCCAGCGGTCTACTTTCTCCGGTCTGTATCCGTGGAATTCAATTCCCACGATGCTTATAGAGGAAGTGGAAGCAGCGGTCACAGAAGAAGAGCACAATGTGAAGACCCCTAaaccctcgccgccctcgtcTTCATCCACCAACAAAGACGCCTCTGATGGCTTCGAAACTGCCAGCGACGGCGAGTTGGGACCCAACGAGAGCGACGACGAATCCCAACACCACGTCCAACTCCAGGAGGAGCCGCAAACTCTCTCTGAGGCCGATCAACAGGTTTACAATGCTCTCAATCTCGTTGTTGATTTTCTATGTAACTCTATTGATTCTCCGAGTTTTTTATACGACTCAGTTTTAGAAGCATGTGTTTGTAGTTCTGAAATTAGAATTCTTGTATTTAAGTTTAGGTCCTGTTGTCTAAGTAGTTAAGATTTCTCTCGTTTGATTCGGATAcgtgttaattgatgtgtTGTGTTTATGGAACAGAAATTGCTTGAGCAAGCAAATGAGGTGAAACTGGAAGGCAATGGACTGTTTGGGAAAGGACAATATGAAGAGGCATTGTCGCAGTATGAACTTGCTTTACATCTTGCGCCTGACCTGCCTTCATCTGTGGAATTGCGGTCCATATGTCATTCAAACCGTGGCATATGCTTCTCGAAGCTGGTATGTCATTTGCACAAATGATTCAtctgaatttttattttttctgaaTATACTTTCTCATATTCTGTAGATATGGAAGTCGGGTATCATAGTTGAAGATACAGTAATGAATCCATGCTTCAGTGCCTAATATTCACCTTGGTTTCAGACCTATTTTATTTATGATTCAATATTGTGGAGTTCATATGGTAGAGCTTTTGGAAACTAAAGAGCTAATTAAAAGAAGATTAGGTGGAACTTAGAAGGAAAAATGGGAACAATAGGAATGGGAGGAGAGAAAGTAAGTACAGGAGAAGATTTCCAGGAGCAGAACCCTTGTACTGTTGGAACAACACCTAATTTTCATCTTTTGGATTCTTATTTGCTTTTAGAAATAGTCATTTAATACACCCTTCACTTTGCTCTGAAGGAACCTGCAgcaaatttaaaataaaaaggtTATTATTTGTAGACTTCAGATAGGAATCAGTTGGAATGCAAAAAAGAGGCTAATAAAATTATCTTTATAGGAGGGGTATTTTTTGATTTGAGGTTTACTGAAAAAGGCAGCAAATACTGCCATGAAGGTTGTAACGTTTATAATTCTTGTCGGTAGTTCTGATCATACCTTTTACAGCTGCTGCTATTTTTAACTCTTTTACATACTGTATCAAGCTATAGTTTTCCGAAAAGGCTTCATTGTTCTCATTAGTTCTGCATACCATTCACTTCTTATCAATTCATTTTTAAACATCTTTAAATTCTAATGATGTAGGGAAAATATGAAGATGCGATTAAGGAATGCACAAAAGCAGTGGAACTAAatccttcatatataaaagcGCTGATTAGAAGAGCAGAAGCTCATGAAAAACTAGAACATTTCGAAGAGGCTATTGCTGGTATTTATGGCACTCTAaacattttattattattattattattattattattattattaggaCAGTGTGGCACCATTGTTGACTCTTTTTCGTCACCAGAAACTTCTCTGTCTTCTCATGTGTATGGTTTTGTTGTGTTACACTGAAATATATTGCTTcattttctcttcattttgtaGATATGAAAAAGATCTTAGAACTTGATCCTTCGAATGACCAAGCCAGGAAGGCCATTCGGCGGTTGGAGCCACTTGCTGAagcaaagagagaaaagataaAAGAGGAGATGATTGGTAAGTTGAGTAATGATTTCTTGGGCATAATCCCTACTCTCTTTGAAGGACTTGTAGTGATATGTTTGTTTGCTGGTGAACGCTGGGTTaatctaaattttatttttaccctaACCATAAGTAAGTAAATAATCGAAAGAAGAAAGGATTGAAAAGACTGAAACTCGATTTATTTCATAATAGACCACTCTGCTACCTTTCCATATCTTAGGAACAGCTAGTTTTTCTGTAGGGTGATGGAGCATTTTTGCAAATTGCAAATATTTGCGAATGACTAAGTAAATGTTATGTT encodes:
- the LOC126786042 gene encoding 60S ribosomal protein L35-2; translated protein: MARIKVHELRNKSKADLLGQLKDLKAELALLRVAKVTGGAPNKLSKIKVVRLSIAQVLTVISQKQKAALREVYKNKKLLPLDLRPKKTRAIRRRLTKHQASLKTEREKKREMYFPLRKFAIKA
- the LOC126786022 gene encoding uncharacterized protein LOC126786022, yielding MLIEEVEAAVTEEEHNVKTPKPSPPSSSSTNKDASDGFETASDGELGPNESDDESQHHVQLQEEPQTLSEADQQKLLEQANEVKLEGNGLFGKGQYEEALSQYELALHLAPDLPSSVELRSICHSNRGICFSKLGKYEDAIKECTKAVELNPSYIKALIRRAEAHEKLEHFEEAIADMKKILELDPSNDQARKAIRRLEPLAEAKREKIKEEMIGKLKDMGNSLLGRFGMSVDNFKAVKDPNTGSYSISFQR